From a region of the Armatimonadota bacterium genome:
- a CDS encoding metal-sulfur cluster assembly factor gives MAGPPVDPPPAALAPGERCTAEEALAALREVLDPEYPVSIVDLGLIRGVAVQGDTVRVRITFTSMGCPCVDLIQDDITARLRRLPGVRQVDLEVVWEPWSRADITAEGSRRLRRLGVV, from the coding sequence ATGGCAGGACCGCCGGTCGACCCTCCGCCCGCAGCGCTGGCGCCGGGTGAGCGGTGCACGGCGGAGGAGGCTCTGGCCGCCCTGCGCGAGGTGCTCGACCCCGAGTACCCTGTGAGCATTGTGGACCTGGGCCTGATCCGCGGTGTGGCCGTCCAGGGTGACACCGTCCGGGTCCGGATTACCTTCACGTCCATGGGCTGTCCGTGTGTGGACCTGATCCAGGACGACATCACCGCGCGGTTGCGGCGTCTGCCGGGCGTGCGCCAGGTGGATCTGGAGGTGGTCTGGGAGCCGTGGAGCCGCGCCGACATCACCGCGGAGGGGTCGCGCCGCCTCCGCCGGCTCGGGGTGGTCTAG
- a CDS encoding helix-turn-helix domain-containing protein has product MARVRRWLSLSQAAALLGVDEATLRHWADQGKVQTFRTPGGHRRFLEEDLRALMAPARPARGDVAATLRRHTLHLVSGLPARRMRAAPWFAALNNAFRAKAREHGRQVVELLANSVGGTVERREARRRLRLLGQGYGRELRAAGLTLSQAVEGYCFFRDLVLARTVQALPAGQAQVRTARDLGRLLDEMLLAIVQAYEAPPGRGTP; this is encoded by the coding sequence GTGGCCCGGGTACGACGCTGGTTGTCTCTGAGTCAGGCCGCCGCCTTGCTTGGCGTGGACGAAGCCACGTTGCGCCACTGGGCGGACCAGGGCAAGGTGCAGACCTTCCGTACCCCGGGTGGACACCGCCGCTTCCTCGAGGAGGACCTGCGCGCCCTCATGGCTCCGGCGCGCCCGGCCCGCGGCGATGTGGCGGCTACGCTGCGCCGTCACACCCTCCACCTGGTCTCCGGCCTGCCGGCGCGCCGTATGCGCGCGGCCCCCTGGTTCGCCGCGCTGAACAACGCCTTCCGGGCCAAGGCGCGAGAACACGGGCGGCAGGTGGTGGAGCTGCTGGCAAACTCGGTGGGCGGCACCGTGGAGCGGCGGGAGGCGAGACGCCGTCTGCGGTTGCTGGGGCAGGGGTACGGACGCGAACTGCGTGCCGCCGGCCTTACGCTCTCCCAGGCTGTAGAAGGCTACTGCTTCTTCCGCGACCTGGTGCTGGCCCGCACGGTGCAGGCGCTGCCGGCGGGCCAGGCGCAGGTCAGGACAGCACGAGACCTGGGTCGGCTGCTGGACGAGATGCTGCTGGCCATCGTGCAGGCCTACGAGGCCCCGCCTGGGCGGGGGACACCGTGA
- a CDS encoding Phenylacetic acid catabolic protein yields MAPVTEEALRARLDRGELVEGPEYATSAYVESLQRTLIVSADTELISAPAYLRAAQDAPSINSYISAIGIIQDELGHAHIAYRMLRDLGVDTDALIYERDPAQFKHPFAFDVPLESWTELVVANAFYDRAGFVLLGDIYRHTTYGPWKRALAKVDREENFHLRHGEKWMHTLAAAPATRAELQRAVDWMFLLTVEWFGLPDDLKRHKEQIGYGLKGCTNDELRQQWLSTAVPLCQALGLEVPARYDPSARRWVITCPFPARFDAAQKRWRLEEGATTWDEVVGRWRQRGPANAELVAEIQRGYRQLQQLQA; encoded by the coding sequence GTGGCTCCAGTCACCGAGGAGGCCCTCCGGGCACGTCTCGACCGGGGCGAACTGGTGGAGGGTCCCGAGTACGCAACCTCAGCGTACGTCGAGTCACTCCAGCGCACCCTGATCGTCTCGGCGGACACCGAGCTGATCAGCGCGCCGGCCTACCTGCGTGCCGCGCAGGACGCCCCCAGCATCAACTCCTACATTTCGGCCATCGGCATCATCCAGGACGAACTGGGCCACGCCCACATCGCCTACCGCATGCTGCGCGACCTGGGCGTCGATACCGACGCGCTCATATATGAGCGCGACCCGGCGCAGTTCAAGCATCCTTTCGCGTTCGACGTGCCGCTGGAGTCGTGGACGGAACTGGTGGTGGCCAACGCCTTCTATGACCGCGCCGGTTTCGTCCTGCTGGGCGATATTTACCGGCACACCACGTACGGGCCGTGGAAACGGGCGCTGGCCAAGGTGGACCGCGAGGAGAACTTCCACCTGCGTCACGGGGAGAAGTGGATGCATACGCTGGCGGCCGCCCCCGCCACCCGGGCCGAGCTGCAGCGGGCGGTGGACTGGATGTTCCTCCTGACCGTGGAGTGGTTCGGGCTGCCCGACGACCTCAAGCGCCACAAGGAGCAGATCGGCTATGGCCTCAAGGGCTGCACCAACGACGAGCTGCGCCAGCAGTGGCTCTCCACCGCCGTCCCCCTCTGCCAGGCGCTGGGCCTGGAGGTGCCGGCGCGCTACGACCCATCCGCCCGCCGCTGGGTCATCACCTGCCCGTTCCCGGCGCGATTCGACGCAGCGCAGAAACGCTGGCGCCTGGAAGAAGGCGCCACCACCTGGGATGAGGTCGTGGGGCGCTGGAGGCAGCGGGGACCTGCCAACGCCGAGCTGGTGGCTGAAATCCAGCGAGGCTATCGCCAGCTGCAGCAGCTCCAGGCCTGA